The Saccopteryx leptura isolate mSacLep1 chromosome 2, mSacLep1_pri_phased_curated, whole genome shotgun sequence genome has a window encoding:
- the LOC136393672 gene encoding C-C motif chemokine 3 produces MKVSGATLAVLLCTMALCSQVFSAPFGADTPTACCFSYISRQVQRRFIVDYFETSSQCSKPGIIFQTKRGRQVCADPTEAWVQEYVTDLELNA; encoded by the exons ATGAAGGTCTCTGGGGCCACCCTTGCCGTCCTTCTCTGCACCATGGCCCTCTGCAGCCAGGTCTTCTCGGCACCAT TTGGCGCCGACACCCCGACCGCCTGCTGTTTCTCCTACATCTCCCGGCAGGTTCAGCGTAGATTCATAGTCGACTATTTTGAGACCAGCAGCCAGTGCTCTAAGCCTGGTATCAT CTTCCAAACCAAAAGAGGCCGGCAGGTCTGTGCAGACCCCACTGAAGCCTGGGTCCAGGAATATGTCACCGACCTGGAGCTGAATGCCTGA